The DNA window ttattctttctccttcttccccttcttcctcctcctcctccttcttcttcttcctttcccctgTACTTGCCTCTGTTATCCACTTGTCATAGATGTTtcaccttcttcctctttttttttttttttttgagacggagtctcacaccgttgcgcaggctggagtgtggtggcactgcaacgactgcctcccgggttgaagcaattctccagcctcagcctcctgagtagctgggactacatgtgtccgccaccacacccagctaattttttttgtatttttagtagagatggggtttcaccatgttagccaggctggtcttgaactcctgacctcaggcaatctgcccgcctcaacctcccaaagtgctgggattataggcgtgagctacctcacccagcctcttttttttttttcttttaaatgacatagggtcttgctctgtcacccaggctgaagtgcagtagcataatcgtGGCACAttacagcctcgacctccggggctaaagcgatcctcctgcctcggcctcccaaagtgctgggagtacagggtgagccaccatggccagcctgcCCTGCTTCTTTAATAGTGGTGGGCAGAGACTCTGTCATTTGTCTCTAGTAGGCACTCAGCAAAtgttgtggaatgaatgaatgggtggatgaaaCAAGTGCTTTTTCCTCTATGAACCACTCAAAAGGAAGGTGAGGAAGGATCTTTCTGCAATGTCTCATCTCTGTCCTACCCCTGCCTCCACCATCCAAGCTGGCCAGAGGAAGGCTTCTCTTGCTACTGAATCTCTCCAGGAACCATAAGCTGCCATCCTCCAATTTCCCGGAGGGTCCTTACTCCTCTCTCTCACCCTTCCCAGTGCTAATGATAAAGATACAAGTCTGCAAGTCAAGACAGTTTCATGATCTAGACACCACCTCAAGATGTCAAGAAGATGTTTCTCACATTTGATTAAAATCACTCAGCCAACTACCCCTCCTTGaaaccccttccctcctccctctctcccatccTCCCTGCTAACAGACCACATGAATGGTGCTCTAACACCACCCTTACTGACTCTTCTCCCAGGTTTCACACTCTTGATGAACTGCAGACTGTCCGCCTGGACCGGGAGGGGATTACTACTATCAGGAACTTAGAGGGCCTCAAGAATCTTCACAGCCTCTATCTGCAAGGGGTAACTTCTTTCTccatccttcccctccccttgacCCCTGTGGACCTAATCTGTCTCATCTGAAAGGAGCCAACCAGGTCATTTTGCCCATTCCCTGGTGTTCAGGCAGGCAGACCTTCAGTTAAACCATTCCCAGATGAATGACATAGGGTCCTGAATTGAAAGACTAATTCCCCCAGAATAGATCCTGAACATGACCTGTGCTCCCTCCACTGTTCTTTAGGCAGTTCTCTTGATCTAGAAGTTCTTGGCATTTACTCTAAATCTTTCACGTTAAATAGCTCCAGCCTATTTCCTGttttgaagaggaagaggaaactaTGAAGATTCCTCTACATCAATCAGATCCTACTTGAAGgctgtttggtggtggtggtggttggttGATCTTCAGCCCTCCCCTGGTTGAATATTCCCAGCTCGCTTTGACTTTCCCCATAGAAACTTTTCCCATCAAGTTCATGTATGCTTATTGTTCTCTCTGTGTATGCAAGCCACCACCAAGGCCCTTTCCATTTTCCTGGTGGCTTCTTGGTTTCCTTTTCTGATTCCCAGGTCACTCTTTGGTTGTGGAATCAGAAGAGTATACTTAGTCAGGTTTAGATACCCCAGGTTTACACCCCTAACCATCCACCTGGAGAGAGAAAATCATCTTTCTTAAGGTAGTGGCAACCTGTTCAAGGAGTGGGGTTATCATTCCCAAAGTGCCAGATCTCCAGCTGCAGGAGTAGACATGGTCTTGGGACTTTGTCCCTGTAAAGGGCCTCCCACCCATCTGATCTCAGCTTGGTTTCCCCACTTCGGTTTCTTCTTGCAGAATAAGATCCAGCAAATTGAGAACCTGGCTTGCGTCCCCTCCTTGCGGTACGTGGTGCCAGGGCTCAGGCAGGGGAAGAGGGGTCGGGGGAACCTAGCCACACCCCAAAGAACTGGTTCAGATTTCTCCAAGCCTGGGTCCGTCCTTTTCAGCCAAGGACCAGCAAGCCTAGCTCTACTCCCTCACCCCAGAAGGCCATGTGTCCCCACTGGTCATCAGCTGCCTAGCCCAGGGGCCCCAGTGTCAAGTGCCCTCCTCTTTTCCTCCAGCTGTTCCATGATTCAGCTCTGCCTCTCTACCCCTTCCTTCCCCTACAGCTTCCTGTCTCTGGCAGGAAACCAAATCAGGCAGGTGGAAAACCTCCTCGACCTCCCATGCCTCCAGCTTCTGGACCTTTCTGAGAACCTGATAGAAACGTTGAAGCTGGGTAGGAACCCATTTGCCCTGGCTCACCAAACACATCCCCTGTGGGGCCTGCCCTCCCCTCTGCACCCAGCTGCCTGTGCTTGCATTAGCCACACCCCTGCAGGTCCACACCTCATCCTCAGGGGGTTCAAGGGGTTGTGCCTAGAGGTAGTGGCTTTGGACTAAAAAGTGGGTATGAGAACCCCATTCCCATCACTTcatggccttttggctaagatcaagtgagaaccccatttcctctctctttGCTGTGTGCAGATGAGTTCCCCCAGAGCCTTCTCATCCTCAACCTGTCTGGCAATAGCTGCACCAGCCAGGATGGCTACCGGTAaggaggggagggtgggaagaaagGTCTAGTTGAGCTCCACCTGCTAACTCAGCCCAGGCCCCTCTCAGCCTGCAATCCTGGGGTTACTATCCATGGCACCTTCTCCCCAACCTCCTACCTAACTCATGAGCCACTACCCCTCCAGGTGTGGGTGCTGTGGTGCATATCTTTGCATCCTCCACGCCAGGGTGCCCTCCTAGGTAACCTCTGCTCCTGCTCTGCAGTGAGCTGGTGATAGAAGCCCTGCCACTTCTCTTGGACCTGGATGGGCAACCTGTGATGGAGCGCTGGATTTCAGATGAGGAGGATGAAGCTTCAAGCGATGAGGAGTTCCCAGAGCTGAGTGGCCCATTCTGCTCAGAACGAGGTGACCCTGCTTTCCAAGGCTTTCAGCTTCCCCAGAGCCCACCTCTGCCCTGTGGGACACGAGGGAAGCTAAGATGGCAGTGGCGTCTGGGGAGGGGAGCCCCAAGTTCAGATCAACATCTGGGCCAGAGTAAGGTGTCAGTCCGGGACCccagcctcaggctgcttcccaAGAGGGATGGCAGGGGCCAGCCAGAGACTTCCCTGAGCTCAGGGACCCTCCTGCTGAGCCCAGAGCTCCACCCACCCTGCACCCTCCACCCCCTGGCCCCTCACAGGCTTCCTCAAGGAGCTGGAGCAGGAGCTGAGCAGGCACAGGGAGCACCGGCAACAGGCGGCCCTGACACAGCACCTGCTGAGGATGGAGATGCAGCCCACCCTCACCAACCTGCCCTTGCTGCCTGGGGTGCCCATGGCTGGGGACAGCAGCCCTTCTGCCACTCCTGGGCAAGGGGAGGAGACGGTCCCTGAGGCCGTCTCCTCACCCCAGGCCTCCTCTCCCACCAAGAAACCATGCAGTCTGATTCCCAGGGGCcgccaaaaccctctatggggaAGGAAGGGGGTCCGAGCAGCCACAGCCCCCAAGGCCTCTGTGGCTGAGGCCCCCAGCACAACCAAAACTATGGCCAAGAGAAGCAAGAAATGATTCTCTGTCAACCTTTCTCTAcgagtggagtggagtggggcCTGCCCCACTTCTCAGACCAATGACCTGTGTCAGGAGTTCATCCCCAGTGAAGTGTCTCTAGGCCCTGAATATGCTTTTCGTGTTACTTGGGGGTATCTCAGGGGAAGCAACCAGTGAAAGCTCCAGGAAACAAAATACAGAGCACAGTGAGCCACCTGATTCTAAAGAGCAAGTTTGGAATCTTTCGGGAGCTACCCACAGGGCAGGCATGCCTCAGGCCCCCCGCTGGCTTCCTGGCTCCCACATGGGCAAGAAGCAGGCACCACCTCATAGAGGATGCCATCTCACTGCCACCCCTAGGGAGTGCCCTTCCCCAGTCCAAGCCAAGGACCAAGGAGCTGTGGTCCTAGTCGTCCTCAACAGCAGCCAGCTCCTGTCCCCTCCCTGTCCTCCTGCCTAGTCCCCATCACTCAACCACTCAGGAATGGGTACACAACCACAGGCCCCGCAGCTAGCCCACAGCTGCCTTCGGGCCTCACTTGGCTCTCCCACCCCCACTGAACCTGGGATAAAGTTcactgaagagaaaataaagcacaTTTATTAAGGCTAAGGCCAAGCTGGCTGCTCAGAACATGGCCAAGGAGCATGAAGGGATTGCTCCAACTTCACCACCACTCAGGGCAGTTGGTCCGAGGGGTTCTGGGCCCACCCCAGGCCAGCAGAAGCTATGAAGCTTATGCATAAGCCTGGCTCTCCCTCTTCACGAAGGCCTGGAAGAGGCTGCCCAGCTCCTGGAGGGATGGGGCCCACTCACTGGCCAGCAGCCCCTGTGTGGCCTTGAGGCCTTCCTGCTCCAGATCCTGCTGTTTCTGCTGGAGCTGCTGCCCTCGATCCTGCCCCAAGGGAAAGCTGAGATGAGTCTGTCCAGGACAGGCTTCCCGCCAGGTGAAGGGGGGACTGTGTACCACCTCA is part of the Chlorocebus sabaeus isolate Y175 chromosome 16, mChlSab1.0.hap1, whole genome shotgun sequence genome and encodes:
- the LRRC46 gene encoding leucine-rich repeat-containing protein 46, translated to MSGAKSAQGPEEGGICITEALITKRNLTFPEDEELSEKMFHTLDELQTVRLDREGITTIRNLEGLKNLHSLYLQGNKIQQIENLACVPSLRFLSLAGNQIRQVENLLDLPCLQLLDLSENLIETLKLDEFPQSLLILNLSGNSCTSQDGYRELVIEALPLLLDLDGQPVMERWISDEEDEASSDEEFPELSGPFCSERGFLKELEQELSRHREHRQQAALTQHLLRMEMQPTLTNLPLLPGVPMAGDSSPSATPGQGEETVPEAVSSPQASSPTKKPCSLIPRGRQNPLWGRKGVRAATAPKASVAEAPSTTKTMAKRSKK